In the Malaya genurostris strain Urasoe2022 chromosome 1, Malgen_1.1, whole genome shotgun sequence genome, one interval contains:
- the LOC131426299 gene encoding uncharacterized protein LOC131426299, with the protein MLRTPDGKRSERDSENITPVKSDGENSEELGISGQKKRQKRKEIMKKMAAEFKVLRNQLNALERRMERVKSVMETDTDDSNQKLECKQFLQLQLKTVESINTDYNVYHQRAQGLDISVDDRTELENSGIEFEQIYGELYIVLTKLLDATIKKEEPSFTPAVPAIANTTQLPALKVPLPSFDGSYENWYAFKSMFETIMARYSSESPAIKLYHLRNSLVGKAAGIIDQEIINNNDYDSAWATLTERFEDRRLIIDKHIDALFDLPRLAGENAMDMRRLLDTCTKNVDALKNLGLPVSGLGESMLVNRIAMKLDNDTRKAWELKQTSGELPSYDSTLEFLRERCRVLEKIRSNIKPPIKIVKQMRPPDTRVRTSTLVAATSSCPHCSGTHELWKCESFKGATISDRYATLRKIGACFNCLQKGHRTSDCTSKHTCKKCNKRHHTTLHNDGQPMKLDDSTNANAQCNSEKNSEVSTSITPEIVSHETNTQSSFYTQLKTTEKQVLLSTAVVLVYGKADNSYPCRVLLDSGSHSNFVSEHFATLLSLKKEPAHISISGLNDIHTRVRFKINTKIKSRVNNYTACLEFLIVPRITSNLPLTDVDYTHLNLPKNIQLADPNFSTPDRVDMLLGAEIFFEMLMSGRMKVANTAAILQETQFGWVLSGPVPSKSSKTFQSLCITAEENLNEIVRRFWQIESCDDFEEINVPSCDELCVDHFCKTHTRNAEGRYVVRLPFNDLKLQLGDSKAMATKRFFALEKRLDRAPEIKLQYTAFLKQYEELGHMSISETGDLDEAQSAYYLPHHYVLKPSSTTTRLRVVFDGSAQSDTGVSINQTQMVGPTVQNDLVSILMNFRTHKIAFTADILKNVQADFGKRRRHSIPEDSLA; encoded by the coding sequence ATGCTCCGTACTCCCGACGGTAAAAGGAGCGAAAGGGATAGCGAGAACATTACGCCAGTGAAGAGCGACGGTGAGAATAGTGAAGAACTTGGAATCAGTGGACAAAAAAAGCGCCAGAAAAGGAaggaaataatgaaaaaaatggcggCTGAATTCAAAGTGTTGCGAAACCAGTTAAATGCACTAGAGAGAAGAATGGAAAGAGTGAAGAGTGTGATGGAAACAGATACCGATGATTCCAATCAGAAATTGGAGTGCAAGCAGTTTTTACAGTTACAGTTGAAGACTGTGGAAAGCATCAACACTGATTACAATGTGTACCATCAGCGAGCCCAGGGACTGGATATTAGCGTTGACGATCGTACGGAGCTGGAGAATTCTGGCATCGAATTCGAACAAATTTATGGTGAGTTGTATATTGTCCTTACTAAATTACTAGATGCAACCATCAAGAAGGAGGAACCATCATTTACACCTGCTGTACCTGCGATCGCAAATACAACCCAGCTGCCAGCGTTGAAGGTACCGTTGCCTTCGTTCGATGGATCGTACGAGAACTGGTACGCTTTCAAATCGATGTTCGAGACAATAATGGCGCGATACAGCTCAGAATCCCCAGCCATAAAGTTGTACCACCTTCGGAATTCTTTAGTAGGCAAAGCGGCTGGTATAATTGACCAGGAGATAATCAATAATAACGATTATGATTCAGCTTGGGCTACCTTGACGGAGCGTTTTGAGGATCGTAGGCTCATAATCGACAAGCATATCGATGCGTTATTTGATTTGCCAAGGCTCGCTGGCGAAAACGCTATGGACATGAGAAGGCTGTTAGATACTTGTACCAAGAATGTTGATGCCCTGAAGAATCTTGGGTTACCAGTGTCTGGACTCGGCGAAAGCATGCTAGTTAACCGCATTGCTATGAAACTTGACAACGATACCCGTAAGGCATGGGAACTTAAGCAGACGTCTGGTGAACTTCCTAGCTACGATTCAACTTTAGAATTCTTGCGCGAAAGATGTCGAGTATTAGAGAAGATTCGTTCTAACATAAAACCGCCCATTAAAATCGTGAAACAGATGCGCCCTCCCGACACAAGGGTACGGACGAGTACCTTAGTTGCGGCAACCAGTAGCTGCCCGCATTGTTCCGGAACCCACGAATTGTGGAAATGTGAATCgttcaaaggcgccaccatctccGATCGATATGCTACACTGCGAAAAATTGGCGCGTGTTTCAACTGCTTGCAAAAGGGACATCGCACATCGGATTGTACATCGAAACATACGTGCAAAAAATGCAACAAACGTCACCATACAACGTTGCATAATGATGGTCAGCCAATGAAACTTGATGATTCTACGAATGCCAATGCACAGTGCAACTCAGAGAAGAATTCCGAAGTATCAACATCAATCACTCCGGAGATCGTGTCACACGAGACGAACACGCAATCATCGTTCTACACACAATTGAAGACTACGGAGAAGCAAGTTCTACTATCGACAGCGGTAGTACTTGTTTACGGAAAGGCGGATAACTCGTACCCATGTCGAGTTCTCTTAGACTCGGGTTCACATTCGAACTTCGTATCGGAGCATTTTGCTACACTGCTGTCCCTGAAAAAGGAGCCCGCTCATATTTCCATAAGCGGTTTGAACGACATCCACACGAGAGTTCGGTTCAAAATTAACACAAAAATCAAGTCTCGTGTAAACAACTACACAGCGTGTCTCGAATTCTTGATTGTGCCCAGGATAACGAGTAATCTACCTCTTACGGATGTGGACTACACTCATTTGAATCTGCCGAAGAACATACAGTTAGCGGACCCGAATTTCAGCACTCCTGATCGTGTTGACATGTTGTTGGGAgctgaaatatttttcgagaTGTTGATGTCAGGACGCATGAAGGTCGCCAACACTGCTGCAATTCTGCAAGAAACCCAGTTTGGTTGGGTGTTGAGCGGTCCTGTTCCAAGCAAGAGTTCCAAGACTTTTCAATCTTTGTGTATCACTGCTGAAGAAAATCTCAATGAGATAGTGCGACGTTTCTGGCAAATAGAGTCCTGTGACGACTTCGAAGAGATAAATGTACCATCATGTGATGAGTTATGTGTGGACCATTTTTGTAAAACCCACACACGCAACGCGGAAGGGAGATACGTTGTCCGTCTTCCCTTTAACGATCTGAAACTTCAGTTGGGTGATTCCAAGGCAATGGCTACGAAACGATTTTTTGCATTGGAAAAGCGATTGGACAGAGCACCGGAGATCAAGCTTCAATACACCGCCTTTTTAAAACAATATGAGGAGCTCGGTCACATGTCAATAAGTGAAACTGGAGATTTGGATGAAGCGCAATCGGCGTATTATCTACCACACCATTATGTTTTAAAACCGAGCAGCACAACAACTCGACTTCGTGTGGTGTTTGACGGTTCGGCGCAGAGTGACACTGGAGTTAGTATTAATCAGACACAAATGGTGGGCCCGACGGTCCAGAACGATCTTGTATCGATATTGATGAATTTCCGAACCCATAAAATTGCCTTTACCGCcgatattttaaaaaatgtacAGGCAGATTTTGGTAAACGAAGACGACATTCGATTCCAGAGGATTCTTTGGCGTGA